The DNA sequence AGGATGTTTAACAGATTTCTTCGTATAACGACCAATCAAGCGTTCTTCTAATGGCTCAATCATTTCCTTACCATCAGTAATTGAGCGGATAACAAGACCACGATCGGTTCCACAGTCGTCTTCACGGATAATCACATCTTGCGCCACATCAACCAAACGGCGAGTCAGATAACCTGAGTCAGCTGTTTTAAGGGCTGTATCAGTCATCCCTTTACGAGCACCGTGAGTAGAGAAGAACATTTCCAAAACAGACAAACCTTCACGGAAGTTAGATAGAATAGGCAATTCCATGATGCGGCCATTAGGAGCGGCCATCAAACCACGCATACCAGCAAGTTGCGAGAAGTTAGAGATGTTACCACGGGCTCCAGAGTCCATCATCATAACGATTGGGTTCTTAGAATCTTGGTTGGCAACCAAACGTTTTTCCAATTTTTCACGAGCTGCACGCCATTCAGCAGTAACTGCATTGTAGCGTTCATCGTCTGTAATCATCCCACGACGGAATTGTTTGGTGATTTGTTCCACACGTTTATGTGACTCTTCGATAATTTCTGCCTTGTCTTCAACGACTGGAATATCGGCAATCCCTACTGTCAAGCCTGCTAACGTTGAATGGTGATAGCCGAGATCTTTCAGACGGTCAAGGAAAGCAGATGTTTCAGTTGTACGGAAGCGTTTGAAGATTTCAGCGATGATATTTCCAAGATTTTTCTTCTTGAATGGCACATTTAATTCCAGCTTACTGATAGCTGCTTTGACATCTTGACCATGTTCTAAGAAATACTTAGCTGGCACACCTTCTGCCATGTTTGAGGCATTTGGCTCTTGCAAATATGGCAATTCATCTGGCATGATATCATTGAAAAGAATCTTACCCACTGTTGTCAAGAGGATCTTGTGTTTTTGATTTTCTGTCCATGGTTTGTTTAAACTATCCGTCGCAATCCCAACACGCGTATGTAAGTGAACATAACCATTGCGGAGAGCCATTACAGCTTCATCACGGTCTTTAAAGACCATTCCTTCTCCTTCACGACCAGCTTCTTCCATAGTCAGGTAGTAGTTCCCCAAGACCATATCCTGTGACGGTGTTACGACTGGCTTCCCGTCTTTTGGATTGAGGATGTGCTCAGCAGCCAGCATGAGAATCCGTGCTTCTGCTTGAGCTTCTTCTGACAAGGGCACGTGGATAGCCATTTGGTCTCCGTCAAAGTCGGCATTATAAGCCTCACACACAAGTGGGTGTAAACGAAGAGCCTTCCCGTCAATCAAGACTGGCTCAAATGCTTGAATTCCTAATCTGTGAAGCGTCGGTGCGCGGTTAAGGAGCACTGGGTGTTCTTTAATCACATCTTCTAAAATATCCCAGATGCGTTCATCATTCCGTTCTACCAAGCGCTTAGCAGCTTTGACATTTTGCACAATATCACGCGCTACAATTTCGCGCATGACAAATGGCTTGAAAAGCTCAATAGCCATTTCACGTGGCACACCACATTGGTACATCTTGAGTGTCGGACCAACTGCAATAACCGAACGTCCTGAGAAGTCAACCCGTTTTCCGAGCAAGTTTTGACGGAAACGTCCTTGTTTCCCTTTGAGCATGTGGCTCAATGATTTGAGCGGACGGCTTCCTGGTCCAGTAATAGGACGACCACGACGACCATTGTCAATCAAAGCATCAACCGCTTCTTGCAACATCCGCTTTTCATTTTGCACGATGATTCCAGGAGCATTTAGTTCCAAAAGACGTGCCAAACGATTATTCCGATTGATAACACGACGGTAAAGGTCGTTCAGGTCAGAAGAGGCAAAACGTCCACCGTCCAACTGAAGCATTGGACGTAAGTCTGGCGGAATAACTGGCAAGATGTTTAAGACCATCCATTCTGGCTTGTTACCAGATTTTTGGAAGGCATCTAAAACATCCAAACGACGAATAGCCTTGACACGTTTTTGACCAGTTGCCGTTTTTAATTCATCTTTGAGCTCTGCAATTTCTTTTTCCAAATCTACTTGTTTCAAGAGATCTTGAATTGCTTCAGCACCCATTTTTGCAACAAAGGAGCCTTGACCATATTCCCGTAAGCGTTCACGATATTCCCGCTCCGTCATAATGGATTTGTGTTCAAGTGGTGTATCTTTAGGATTAATCACCACATAAGCTGCAAAATAGATGACTTCTTCAAGAGCACGAGGGCTCATGTCCAAGGTCAAGCCCATTCGGCTTGGGATTCCTTTAAAATACCAAATATGAGAGACAGGTGCTTTCAACTCAATATGTCCCATACGTTCACGACGAACTTTAGTACGAGTTACTTCAACACCACAACGGTCACAAATGATTCCTTTATAACGAATCCGTTTATATTTTCCACACGCACATTCCCAATCTTTCGTAGGACCAAAGATGACTTCATCAAAGAGTCCTTCACGTTCTGGCTTTAGTGTACGGTAGTTAATTGTTTCAGGTTTCTTCACTTCCCCATAAGACCAAGAGCGGACTTTACTAGGTGAAGCTAGGGTGATTTGCATGCTTTGAAAACGATTTACATCAACCACTATTTCTTACCTTTCTTTATTATCTATTGAATCAGTTCTTATTCTTTTCCTTCAGCTTCAAAAGCTGCTCTCGCTTCTTGAGCTGCCTTTTCACGCGCTTTTTCAAGGTCATCTACGTGAATCACATCGTCATCCATGCCTTCATCCAAGTCACGAAGTTCTACTTCATTGTCATCTTCATCTAGGACGCGCATGTCAAGACCAAGCGATTGTAGTTCCTTGACAAGGACACGGAAGGACTCTGGGACACCTGGTTTTGGAATTGGTTTGCCTTTAGTAATAGCTTCATAAGCTCTCAAACGGCCATTGATATCATCTGACTTGTAGGTCAAGATTTCTTGAAGGACGTTAGAAGCACCGTAAGCTTCCAAAGCCCAAACTTCCATCTCTCCAAAACGTTGTCCACCAAATTGTGCTTTACCACCAAGAGGTTGTTGCGTAACGGTTGAATAAGGACCAACTGAACGAGCATGAAGCTTATCATCTACCATGTGGTGAAGCTTAATCATATACATGACCCCAACGGATACACGATTATCAAAGGGCTCACCCGTACGACCATCATAAAGGATTGTCTTAGCATCACTATCCATACCTGCTTCACGAACGGTATCCCAGAGATCGTCTGCGCTAGCTCCATCAAAGACCGGCGTTGCAATGTGGATACCAAGGTTGCGAGCAGCCATACCAAGGTGAAGTTCCATAACTTGTCCGATATTCATACGGGATGGTACCCCAAGTGGATTCAACATGATATCAACCGGCGTTCCATCTGGAAGATAAGGCATATCCTCTACTGGAACGATACGGGAAACAACCCCTTTGTTCCCGTGACGTCCTGCCATCTTGTCCCCAACACGGATTTTTCGTTTTTGGGCGATATAAACACGCACCAACATATTGACGCCTGACTGCAATTCATCACCATTCGCACGAGTAAAGATTTTTACATCACGAACAACACCTGCACCACCGTGTGGTACTCGAAGGGATGTATCACGTACTTCACGAGACTTATCACCGAAAATTGCATGAAGTAGACGTTCTTCTGCGGACAAGTCTTTTTCACCTTTCGGCGTTACTTTACCGACAAGAATGTCGCCTTCTTTTACCTCAGCACCAATGCGGATAATTCCCATTTCGTCAAGGTCTCTCAAAGCATCTTCCCCGACGTTTGGAATTTCGCGCGTGATTTCTTCAGGTCCGAGCTTTGTATCACGTGTTTCTGATTCAAATTCTTCCAAGTGAACAGATGTATAAACATCATCTTTCACTAAACGTTCACTCATAATAACGGCATCTTCAAAGTTGTAACCTTCCCATGTCATATAAGCAACGATTGGATTTTGTCCAAGCGCCATTTCACCTTTTTCCATAGAAGGTCCGTCTGCGATAAAGTCACCTTTTTCAACTGTATCGCCAACTTTTACCAGCGTACGTTGGTTGTAAGAAGTACCAGAGTTTGAACGGCGGAATTTCGTAATATGATAGACATCAAGTGAACCATCTTCACGACGAACTTCAACTTTGGCTGCATCAGAATAGACAACTTTACCGTCGTGTTGGGCAATAATCGCCGCACCAGAGTCATGAGCTGCTTGGTATTCCATACCAGTACCAACATATGGTGCATGCGGATCAATCAACGGTACCGCCTGACGTTGCATGTTGGCACCCATGAGAGCACGGTTTGAGTCGTCATTTTCAAGGAAAGGAATACATGCTGTCGCAACCGCAACTACCTGCTTAGGCGATACATCCATGAAGTCTACTTGATCTGAAGGAAATTCTTGGTTGTTCCCTTGGTGACGTCCCATGACAATCGCTTCTGCAAAACGACCATCTTCTGTTAATTTAGAATTTGCTTGCGCTACGATAAATTCATCTTCTTCGTCCGCTGTCAGCCAAACGATTTCATTGGTGACCAGACCTGTTTCACGACCCACTTTACGATACGGCGTTTGGATAAAGCCATATTTATTCAAGTGCCCATAAGAAGACAAGTTATTGATCAAACCAATGTTTGGTCCTTCAGGTGTTTCAATTGGACACATACGTCCATAGTGGGTGTAGTGCACGTCACGCACTTCATATCCAGCACGGTCACGAGTCAAACCACCAGGTCCCAAGGCTGACAAACGGCGTTTGTGAGACAATTCAGACAGTGGGTTGTGTTGGTCCATGAACTGAGACAATTGAGATGAACCAAAGAATTCTTTAATCGCTGCTGTGACTGGGCGGATATTGATGATTTGTTGCGGTGTCAACACTTCATTATCTTGCACACTCATGCGCTCGCGAACATTACGCTCCATACGAGACAATCCAAGACGTACTTGGTTAGCAAGCAATTCACCAACGGCACGAATCCGACGATTTCCCAAGTGGTCAATATCATCCACACGACCAAGTCCTTCAGCGAGGTTCAAGAAGTAATTCATCTCAGCCAAAATATCTGCTGGCGTAATCGTATGAACACGATCTCCCGGGTTAGCATTACCAATAATAGTTACCACACGATCTGGATCAGTTGGTGCCACCACTTTGAATTTTTGAAGAACGACTGGATCCGTCAATACAGCTGCATCATTTGGAATATAAGTAATTTTATTCAAATCACCGTCCAAGTATTCTGCAATGCTATCAATGACACTACGTGTCATAACAGTTCCAGCTTCAACCAAGATTTCACCTGTTTCTGGATCTACCAAAGGTTCTGCAATCGTTTGATTTAACAAACGTGTTTTAATGTTTAATTTTTTATTGATTTTATAACGACCAACTGCCGCCAAGTCGTAACGATGTGGATCAAAGAAACGAGCGACCAATAGACTACGTGAGCTATCAGCTGTTTTAGGCTCACCTGGACGAAGACGTTCATAGATTTCTTTGAGTGCTTCATCTGTACGTGAGTCCATCGGATTTTTATGAATATCTTTTTCAATCGTATTACGAACAAGTTCGCTATCTCCAAAAATGTCAAAGATTTCATCATCACCAGAGAAACCAAGTGCACGAACAAGCGTCGTAAATGGAATCTTACGAGTACGATCAATTCGAGTGTAAGCAATATCTTTTGAATCAGTTTCCAGTTCTAACCAAGCTCCACGATTCGGAATAACAGTCGAACCATAACCAACTTTCCCATTTTTGTCTACTTTATCATTAAAGTAAACACCTGGCGAACGAACAAGTTGAGATACGATAATCCGCTCACCACCATTGATAATAAAGGTTCCCATTTCTGTCATGATTGGAAAATCACCAAAGAACACTTCTTGCGTCTTGATTTCACCCGTTTCTTTATTAATCAAACGGAAAGTCACAAAAATAGGTGCAGAATAGCTGGCATCATGGATACGTGCTTCTTCTAAAGTGTATTTAGATTCTTTAATTTCATAACCAACAAACTCTAGCTCCATTGTATCTGTAAAGTTTGAGATAGGAAGTACATCTTCAAATACTTCTTTCAAACCATGGTCAAGAAAATCTTTGAACGAATCCGTCTGGATTTCAATCAAATTTGGTAAATCAAGAACTTCCTTGATTCTTGAAAAACTACGACGAGTACGGTGTTTCCCGTATTGAACTTCATGTCCTGCCAAGTTTTTTACTCCTTCTTTCTACATTCTCTATCACTAGGATAAAGTAGCAATTTCATTTGTCCTTTCTGCTGAATTTTTAGAATTTTTAAATTTTGATGACAAAACACAAAATTCCTAAAAATAGGCACAAAAAGAGCAGCTAAATCTGACTCTAAAAGTATGATTTAACTGCTGTAAGCTTTATATGGACAATATTTCAAATAAAGCAGACGACAAATTATTAATAATATTATACCTTAATTTACTCCGCTTTTCAAGCTCCTTTACTTATGAAAGTGTTTTTATTTTATATCAATAGCAAAGCTAGCCAGCTAATGCAATACTTTTATAATATTGTTTGTCCAGTGATTAAGATGGATTTAACATTGCATTTCTCCAATTAATTAAATAGATAATATCTGTGACGTCACTCTATATGATTTAAATCTATGATTCGATCAAAATATTGTAATAGATGTTTATCGTGTGTCACAATAATAATTGCTACCCCCTTATCTCTCAATCCTTGCAATGCTTTAATGACAAACAAACCATTTTCTTCATCCAATGAAGCTGTGGGTTCATCTGCAAAAATAACTTTAGGACATTTTAATAGCATTCGTATCAATGAAATTCGCTGCTGCTCACCACCACTTAATTGAAAAATATACTTATTTAAACAATCTTTCCCTAACCCAAAATCTTCTAAATATTGGGTTATTAGTTGTCTATCTTTTGAGATAAAATTTAAATTCTTAAAAACTGTTTCGTTATCTATAAGAGCAAAATTTTGAAATAAGAAACCAAAGACTTCTTTAAAATACTTTTTTCGTTGTTGTTTATTAATCTTGTTTCCATAAATGAAGATCTCTCCAGCATCAATCTCATCCAATTGTCCTAGACAATTTAACAATGTCGTTTTCCCTTTGCCACTATCCCCAATGATACCAACTATTTCCCCTTCATTTACAACAAATGATAAATTTTGAAAAATCACTTTCTCTTTATAACTTTTAGAGATATTTCTAGCTTCAATTACGTTCATTTCAGTCTCCTTTTTTTAGTGTTGTCAAGCGTTCTCTTTTTTCAAAAAATAGAAGCAATAGAGCGTACATGGCAGTATCAATAAAAAGAATTCCACTTATAATTGAAAAGACAGTCATATTTAGCCAAAATACTATCATTAATGTCACAAATGATATGGCTAGCATAGATAGTAAAAATTGTGCATGACGTTCCAGAAAAGATTTCCCAAACAAATACCAAATTATAATTTTCTTCCTTTCAACTTCCAGATAAGTCATGATTAAAAAATAATTGATGATGGCAAAAATCACACCGCTTGCTACTACACCTACCAGCTTCAAATATAATTGTGATTGTATCATATTCAACTTACGAAGTGCTTCTTCACGACTAGAGATTAGACCCGCAAAATCTTCTTCTAATCGATGAGTTTTGATATATTTCGCGATAGGAACAGTATCTTTGAATAAATAACGTCCTTGCGATACTTCAGCAACTAGGACATCTGAATTTTTTCCAAATAATTCAATGGCTCCCACCAAAATGACCGGATTATAAATAGTCGTTTTTGTCAAATCAGATGTGTTAAAATTAAAAATTTGTTGATTGGCTTTCGAAACAAGAACCTCTATCTCTCCTTCATAAAGCTTTTTATAGCCGGTCCTGACATTCTGGTGGAAAGTAATGATTTCTCGCATAACTTGTATAATTTGCTTTTGCTTAGAGATGAGGTTTTCAGGAACAATTACATAAAACTTATGCTTAGTAAGCTGCCCAATTCGGTCACCTTTTGGAGTATAGATTGGCACTTCCTTTAAAAATTGATGATTAACAACCATATAGTTCGAAAAAGGAGGAGTCTTATCTTCTGATTTAAGCATATTAATTTTTTTATACTCAGCAAAAAGGCCACCTGTTGCTTCACCCAGTGACAAGATATCGGCAATCGCTTTCCGAGACTTTCGGTCTCTTTCTTCACTTTCTGCTTGATTACTATACTTTCCAGAAATAAGTGTTGTATTTTCACTAAAAGTGAGTTGTGCATAATTCGGTATTTTTTGCCAAATCGCCAATGTTTTCTCTATTGTTCTTAATGTTTTCACATCCTTAAAACCTTGAAAAAGTGTCACAGCACACACACTTAAAACAAACACTTTGATTAGTACATTAAAAACCAACAACTTTTTATAGGGTTTCTTTTCCTTTATTTTTTCTGTAATAGAAGACAGCCCTTTAGCCACAAAAATTGATACAAGGTGACTTAGTTGTAAAAGGAAGAAAACTAAAAGAGCCGCTGTCATGAAAAACGGAAGTCCTAAAGGAAAATAGATTGCTGAAAAGAGAAAGTACATAAACAACAGAAGAGCTTCAATCTTTGAAGCGCCAAATAATAGACTAAAAATATTGCGCCCATGCAATTCAAGAATTCCTATTTTTTTAGAAAGAGACAGGGAAACAAATAAATCAATCAGAAAAATGATAAAGCTAAGAAAGAATAATAGAAATCCCAACTCATTAGAAAAAAACTGAGTAAGGATGAGCCTCAGCATATTGCGCTCAATCTCAACCTTTAAGCCCAACTCTTTTAACAATTGAATAAATTTTTCAGGTATCTCTTTTTTCAAATAATAGATACCTAAAGGGTTTTCAATCGTTAACGAACTACTTTTCTTGAATATAACCTTATCCTTGAGACATGACGTATCATAACGATAGGCTCGATTAGATGGAAAATAATAAACATTTTTTTGAGAATGTCCTTTAGGAGATGTTCCGAAAGTAACTTTGTATATCTCAAGGTTTTGCTCGCGAGAAAATTTCTCTAATTCCTTATAAATTGTTGCTGAAGATTTAACTTTATCCCAATCCACCACCTGAATTGAGGCCTTAGCATGAGGAATAGAGAAGTGATAGGTTTCTTTGATAAGCTGACTAAGGTAAAAAAACAACGTGGCTAAAAAAGTAAAAACAACCACCCAATATATTTTTTTCATACGCCTCCAAAAATTTTGCCATTCAGTATAAAATTGGTGGAGAAAACCAAACCTTCTCTCCACCAATTCTTTTGTATATTACGAATCAACAAACGAACTTTGCATAATTAATAATAATGCCAATACGCCCTATTGCCAGATGGTATACGATTAACTTCTGTATAAGCGCTTGAGCGGTTAGAGGCATAAGACTTACTAGTTGTTTTCCCACAAGCGTATATAACAACATTATTGTTAGTTTTGGGGTGGCTATTCCATCTAGCCCAGACCTTACCAAACCAAAGATGTCCCGTCACTCCACCTGAAAAACCAAATGTTTCAGCTGCAGCCAAAAGCCCTACTGATAACATTAAAATAACCGCCGTGCGTTGAAATATCTTTTTGAACATGATATTCCTACATATTATTTTTTTATTATTTCAGAAGCTTCCTTATAACCTAATGAATAGTAATTTGTAAAAACACTTATTGAAAACGTTTTATCGCGTCCATAATACCATAGTTATAATTTCTTTGTCAATGGAATTTTTCTTTTTTTACACCTTATTTACATTAAGAGAAATAATATTATTTTTATCATAACTATTAGTTTATGGGTTGCATACAACAGACTAAAAATTGCATATTTAAAAAGAACACCCCGATTTTAAAAATGAAATGTTCTTTTTACCATTCGTTATTTTCCTAAAAGTGCTTCCCAAGCTTTTTGATAATCACTGTCTGTCCCACCAATTCCAAATTTATAAGTTGTAGTCGGCGCTCCGTTTTTGGCCCAGTAACTTGTGACTGTTTGGCCAGTTGCATTAATCGTACGGCCATTCACACTGACATTTCCAGATTTTTCACCAGTTGCTTTAAGGACATTTGATTTAATAACGCTAGAATCAAGATTAAACTTATCTTTAACACCCCAAATACTTGGATCTGCTTGGTAAATTGCATTCACCAAATGAGCCATGTACTGCGCATTGTTATTGTAACCCGTTAAAGCCGCCATTGAGGCATTGTTATCGTGACCAATCCAACCGCCTAATGTTAATTTAGGAGTAGATACCATGAGCCACATATCTCCATTATTGTTAGTTGTACCAGTTTTCCCAATCCAATCAGCATTAGCCAAGCCGCTATTGATCTGTGTTAAACGAGATTTGAAAGTCGTTGTAGCACCTGAACTCAGAACTCCACGCATGAGATGTTGCATAATTGTCGCTGTTGCTTTGGAATAAACTTGAACAGGTTTTGTTTTATGCTCATAGACAACTTTCCCGTCTTTTGCCGTAATCTTTTCAATCATATAGCGCTTTTGATACGCTCCGTTGTTAGCTAAGGTTTGAAAACCATTCGTGTGTTGGGCAACAGATACTTCAACACCACCTCCCATTGGTAGGCTTTCAATATCATAATTATCAATCTGATAACCCATTTTTTCCATATACCCTCGGACATTGACCCCTTTGTCGCGAAGTAATTTATAAGTCCAATACGCAGGAATGTTCCAAGAAGTATTTAAAGCTTCCTGTAAATCCATCATCGCTGTTCCACGACTGTCCACATGCATAATGGGATCGCCATTAGAGAAATTTGCTGGATAATTAGACAGCATGCTGGCACTTCCCATCAGACCTTGGTCAATGGCTATACCATAAGCTAAAATCGGTTTAATCGTTGAACCGGGCGAGCGCTCCGTATCAAAAGCGTGGTTGTTTTGATTAGAAGCATAATTACGTCCTCCTATAAAACCCAAAACAGCTCCTGTACGATTGTCCATGAGAACGTTTCCGGCTTCAACTGCACCCGTCCCATCATCTAATACATTACCAAAATTAGCAACCGCTTTTTGCATAGCATTGTGAACTTTTTTGTTAATCGTTGTAGTAACAGTATAGCCACCATCGCTTAGCTCTTTTGCTGCTAATTCTTGATAAGCCCTGACTGTTGCATCATCTTTCAATTCCTGTTGTGAAACATTATCCCGACTAATCAAATAATCATACATTGCCTTTTTCGCTTCTTTCAGAGCAACGTAATATAAGTAATCATGCGAATTTTTTGAAGAGCGATCGGCAGGTAGAAAATCCCGTTTTAAATCATAATCTTTGTACAATCGGTATTCATCTTTACTAATCGCACCAGTTCGATACATATTATAAATGACTTTTTTTGCACGATTGAGTCCCAATGTCATGTCTTTAGCACTTTTTCGACTACCATCAGCCGTGTAAGGAGAATAGACAATCGGACTTTGTGGCAGCCCAGCAATAAAAGCTGCTTGAGGAACTGTCAATTTGCTGGCAGGAACTCCAAAAATTCCTTGTGCAGCTTCTTCCACACCAGCAATATTTTGCCCTTTGTTATTTCTCCCAAACGGTGCCACATTCAAATAAGTCGTTAAAATATCGTCTTTGCTCATGTAGCGTTCTAAAGCCAGCGCATCAATGATTTCTGATGCTTTACGACTAAAGGTTGGAGCATCGCCGACAACTTGTTGCTTGATTAACTGTTGAGTTAAGGTAGAACCTCCACTTGAGGAACCAATCCCTGCAACAGAGCCTAGCGTCGCCCGCAAAACAGCTTTTGTGACAACCCCATTGTGCTTCCGAAAATTCTCATCTTCTGTCGCAATGACTGCTTTTTTCACATTGTCAGAAATATCTTTACTCTTAATTGGCACTCGCAACAAATCACTATCAATGGCTGAAATGGAGCTGCCATCAGCATATTTTAATTCAGAAATGGTTGAAATATCTTGAATTTTTTTGATGAGCTCTTCTTTTTTAGGAGTTTCAACCTTGTCAAAGATTCGTGCACCATAGCCTAATGCAATGCCTCCACCAAACAAGCAACCTAAAAAAACAAACACAAAAAAGACATTTGATAATAATTTCAGAGTACGAAGGACAGTCCCGCCAACACTCCAAAGTGTCCAGCTTTCTTTTTCATTTTTGCTAGGACGATTTGTTTGAAAAAATTTCTCAAACAATCGTTTGATCTTTTCAAAAACTTGTTTACTCATTCTTTCTCCTTGAACTTTCTCTGCCTATTATAGCAAATTTATGAAACTTCTGACAACAGGAAAGGCAATCCTTGGCTAGAATCATTGTTTTTTTAAAATTATTTTTGCAATTTTACTACCTTCTAATGGCTGTTTGTGATACAATGTTACAATAACTAGAAATTTTATAAAGGAGAGACAGATATGCACATTTTTGATGAGCTAAAAGAACGCGGTTTGGTTTTTCAAACAACTGATGAAGAAGCATTGCGCAAAGCCTTAGCGGAAGGAAATGTTAGTTTTTATTCTGGCTATGATCCAACAGCTGACAGCCTGCACCTCGGTCATCTTGTACCAATCCTTGTCATGAAACATTTACAGTTGGCAGGTCACAAACCCTACGCTCTCGTCGGCGGTGCAACTGGCTTAATTGGCGATCCATCATTTAAAGATACAGAGCGGAGTTTACAAACAAAAGACACAGTTGAGGGCTGGGTACGGAGCATTCAAGCGCAAGTATCGCGTTTTCTTGATTTTGAAAATGGCGACAACAAGGCTGAAATGGTCAACAACTACGACTGGTTCTCTGATATTAGTTTTATTGACTTTCTACGCGATGTCGGAAAATATTTCACCGTCAACTACATGATGAGTAAAGAATCCGTAAAAAAACGGATTGAAACAGGGATTTCTTATACCGAATTTGCTTACCAAATCATGCAAGGCTATGACTTTTTTGAGTTAAATCGGCAATACGGTGTCACTTTGCAAATCGGTGGTTCTGACCAATGGGGCAATATGACTGCTGGTACTGAATTGCTTCGTCGGAAGGCAGACAAAACAGCTCATGTCATTACAGTGCC is a window from the Streptococcus anginosus subsp. whileyi MAS624 genome containing:
- the rpoC gene encoding DNA-directed RNA polymerase subunit beta', giving the protein MVDVNRFQSMQITLASPSKVRSWSYGEVKKPETINYRTLKPEREGLFDEVIFGPTKDWECACGKYKRIRYKGIICDRCGVEVTRTKVRRERMGHIELKAPVSHIWYFKGIPSRMGLTLDMSPRALEEVIYFAAYVVINPKDTPLEHKSIMTEREYRERLREYGQGSFVAKMGAEAIQDLLKQVDLEKEIAELKDELKTATGQKRVKAIRRLDVLDAFQKSGNKPEWMVLNILPVIPPDLRPMLQLDGGRFASSDLNDLYRRVINRNNRLARLLELNAPGIIVQNEKRMLQEAVDALIDNGRRGRPITGPGSRPLKSLSHMLKGKQGRFRQNLLGKRVDFSGRSVIAVGPTLKMYQCGVPREMAIELFKPFVMREIVARDIVQNVKAAKRLVERNDERIWDILEDVIKEHPVLLNRAPTLHRLGIQAFEPVLIDGKALRLHPLVCEAYNADFDGDQMAIHVPLSEEAQAEARILMLAAEHILNPKDGKPVVTPSQDMVLGNYYLTMEEAGREGEGMVFKDRDEAVMALRNGYVHLHTRVGIATDSLNKPWTENQKHKILLTTVGKILFNDIMPDELPYLQEPNASNMAEGVPAKYFLEHGQDVKAAISKLELNVPFKKKNLGNIIAEIFKRFRTTETSAFLDRLKDLGYHHSTLAGLTVGIADIPVVEDKAEIIEESHKRVEQITKQFRRGMITDDERYNAVTAEWRAAREKLEKRLVANQDSKNPIVMMMDSGARGNISNFSQLAGMRGLMAAPNGRIMELPILSNFREGLSVLEMFFSTHGARKGMTDTALKTADSGYLTRRLVDVAQDVIIREDDCGTDRGLVIRSITDGKEMIEPLEERLIGRYTKKSVKHPETGEVIVGPDVLITEDMAHEIVSAGVEEVTIRSVFTCNTRHGVCRRCYGINLATGDAVEVGEAVGTIAAQSIGEPGTQLTMRTFHTGGVASNTDITQGLPRVQEIFEARNPKGEAVITEVKGEVTAIEEDASTRTKKVFVKGATGEGEYVVPFTARMKVAVGDKISRGAALTEGSIQPKHLLAVRDVLSVETYLLAEVQKVYRSQGVEIGDKHIEVMVRQMIRKVRVMDPGDTDLLMGTLMDITDFTDANRDVVISGGVPATARPVLMGITKASLETNSFLSAASFQETTRVLTDAAIRGKKDHLLGLKENVIIGKIIPAGTGMARYRNLEPQAVNEVEIIEDTTVTEPVEETTPVE
- the rpoB gene encoding DNA-directed RNA polymerase subunit beta, giving the protein MAGHEVQYGKHRTRRSFSRIKEVLDLPNLIEIQTDSFKDFLDHGLKEVFEDVLPISNFTDTMELEFVGYEIKESKYTLEEARIHDASYSAPIFVTFRLINKETGEIKTQEVFFGDFPIMTEMGTFIINGGERIIVSQLVRSPGVYFNDKVDKNGKVGYGSTVIPNRGAWLELETDSKDIAYTRIDRTRKIPFTTLVRALGFSGDDEIFDIFGDSELVRNTIEKDIHKNPMDSRTDEALKEIYERLRPGEPKTADSSRSLLVARFFDPHRYDLAAVGRYKINKKLNIKTRLLNQTIAEPLVDPETGEILVEAGTVMTRSVIDSIAEYLDGDLNKITYIPNDAAVLTDPVVLQKFKVVAPTDPDRVVTIIGNANPGDRVHTITPADILAEMNYFLNLAEGLGRVDDIDHLGNRRIRAVGELLANQVRLGLSRMERNVRERMSVQDNEVLTPQQIINIRPVTAAIKEFFGSSQLSQFMDQHNPLSELSHKRRLSALGPGGLTRDRAGYEVRDVHYTHYGRMCPIETPEGPNIGLINNLSSYGHLNKYGFIQTPYRKVGRETGLVTNEIVWLTADEEDEFIVAQANSKLTEDGRFAEAIVMGRHQGNNQEFPSDQVDFMDVSPKQVVAVATACIPFLENDDSNRALMGANMQRQAVPLIDPHAPYVGTGMEYQAAHDSGAAIIAQHDGKVVYSDAAKVEVRREDGSLDVYHITKFRRSNSGTSYNQRTLVKVGDTVEKGDFIADGPSMEKGEMALGQNPIVAYMTWEGYNFEDAVIMSERLVKDDVYTSVHLEEFESETRDTKLGPEEITREIPNVGEDALRDLDEMGIIRIGAEVKEGDILVGKVTPKGEKDLSAEERLLHAIFGDKSREVRDTSLRVPHGGAGVVRDVKIFTRANGDELQSGVNMLVRVYIAQKRKIRVGDKMAGRHGNKGVVSRIVPVEDMPYLPDGTPVDIMLNPLGVPSRMNIGQVMELHLGMAARNLGIHIATPVFDGASADDLWDTVREAGMDSDAKTILYDGRTGEPFDNRVSVGVMYMIKLHHMVDDKLHARSVGPYSTVTQQPLGGKAQFGGQRFGEMEVWALEAYGASNVLQEILTYKSDDINGRLRAYEAITKGKPIPKPGVPESFRVLVKELQSLGLDMRVLDEDDNEVELRDLDEGMDDDVIHVDDLEKAREKAAQEARAAFEAEGKE
- a CDS encoding ABC transporter ATP-binding protein, translating into MNVIEARNISKSYKEKVIFQNLSFVVNEGEIVGIIGDSGKGKTTLLNCLGQLDEIDAGEIFIYGNKINKQQRKKYFKEVFGFLFQNFALIDNETVFKNLNFISKDRQLITQYLEDFGLGKDCLNKYIFQLSGGEQQRISLIRMLLKCPKVIFADEPTASLDEENGLFVIKALQGLRDKGVAIIIVTHDKHLLQYFDRIIDLNHIE